One genomic region from Campylobacter concisus encodes:
- a CDS encoding Wzz/FepE/Etk N-terminal domain-containing protein, with protein MSERNNQIIYQDEEIDLFELGKKVWNYKKYIFLTAGAASLAAGLYAFVATPLYKATALVETDTIRMITAKKS; from the coding sequence ATGTCAGAACGGAATAATCAAATAATTTATCAAGACGAAGAGATAGATCTATTTGAACTAGGCAAAAAAGTATGGAATTATAAAAAATATATCTTTTTAACTGCCGGTGCGGCTTCGTTGGCGGCCGGATTATATGCCTTTGTAGCTACGCCGCTATATAAGGCTACGGCTTTGGTTGAGACGGATACTATAAGAATGATAACGGCGAAGAAATCTTAA
- a CDS encoding sugar transferase, which produces MKKYLCKAILLLVDLLAIWVSFGIAVELKNLFYGDHVLLDISKYQGFGIAYALMIALFFYQGIYARRYDFWHECAIAVKSCFFGLLLTLAALALLKINYDFSRASLILGFGFMIFIIPAFKFIAKILLFKLGFWKKKAKILGENKEFELAIFDDKYLGYIRAQTEYESLFIGGSGMSVQKLNELIEQNIKENKEILFTPVLRGYDFTQAHIYNLFNSRTSLFAIHNSLQSKFNIALKRGLDIFLIVMALPLLIPIFCAVAIAMKISEPRGKIFFSHQRMGLNGKLFGCLKFRSMRENGAEILKEYLEKNPQEVEYFEKYHKYENDPRVTKLGNFLRKSSLDELPQLINVLKGEMSIVGPRPCAQYERKDMGRYAELILAVLPGITGIWQVSGRSDVDFETRARMDAWYMKNWCIWNDIVIIIMTFKVVLMCKGAS; this is translated from the coding sequence ATGAAAAAATATCTTTGTAAAGCGATACTTCTTTTGGTCGATCTTTTGGCTATTTGGGTGTCTTTTGGTATAGCAGTCGAGCTTAAAAATTTATTTTACGGCGACCACGTGTTGCTTGATATATCCAAGTATCAGGGCTTTGGAATCGCTTATGCCTTGATGATAGCCTTGTTTTTTTATCAAGGGATTTATGCTAGGAGGTATGATTTTTGGCACGAGTGCGCCATAGCGGTAAAGAGCTGTTTTTTTGGGCTTTTGCTTACTTTAGCTGCACTTGCCTTGCTAAAGATAAACTATGATTTTTCAAGAGCTAGCTTGATTTTGGGCTTTGGCTTTATGATTTTTATTATCCCGGCTTTTAAATTTATAGCTAAAATTTTGCTCTTTAAACTAGGCTTTTGGAAAAAAAAAGCTAAAATTTTAGGCGAGAACAAGGAGTTTGAGCTGGCGATTTTTGATGATAAATACCTAGGCTATATTCGCGCGCAGACCGAGTATGAGTCGCTTTTTATAGGCGGTAGCGGCATGAGCGTGCAGAAGCTAAATGAGCTAATAGAGCAAAATATCAAGGAAAATAAAGAGATTTTATTCACGCCCGTGCTTAGAGGTTACGATTTTACGCAGGCTCATATTTACAACCTATTTAACTCCCGCACGAGCCTTTTTGCGATACATAACTCTTTGCAGAGTAAATTTAACATTGCGCTAAAAAGAGGGCTTGATATATTTTTGATAGTTATGGCTTTGCCGCTTTTGATTCCGATTTTTTGCGCGGTCGCTATCGCTATGAAGATAAGCGAACCAAGAGGCAAGATATTTTTCTCGCATCAAAGGATGGGGCTAAACGGCAAGCTGTTTGGGTGTCTTAAATTTCGCTCGATGAGAGAAAACGGAGCCGAAATTTTAAAAGAGTATCTTGAAAAAAATCCGCAAGAAGTGGAGTATTTTGAAAAATATCATAAATACGAAAACGATCCGCGCGTAACCAAGCTTGGGAATTTCCTCAGAAAAAGTTCTCTTGACGAGCTACCTCAGCTAATCAACGTCCTAAAGGGTGAGATGAGCATCGTAGGCCCTCGCCCGTGCGCGCAGTATGAACGCAAGGATATGGGGCGATACGCCGAGCTAATCTTGGCGGTTTTGCCTGGAATTACCGGCATTTGGCAGGTTAGCGGCAGGAGCGACGTAGACTTTGAGACGAGGGCGCGAATGGATGCGTGGTATATGAAAAACTGGTGCATCTGGAACGATATCGTGATAATCATAATGACCTTTAAGGTTGTTTTAATGTGTAAAGGCGCAAGCTAA